The window GATCGAAAGTCTTGATTTACGTCTTGGATTCATAGCATATTTCCTTTATTTGCTTGGTTTAAACGGGCTTCACGTTGTTGCTCGCGTAACACTTCTTTTAATACTGCTTTACGCCCCTTGACGCTTTGTATCGCCAAAATGATCATTGCCACGAGGCTAATGCCATAGGAAAGCCACACATAAAAACCGTAGCCTCCCATATTGATAAAATCACTCCAACTTTGGAAAAACATTTTCCGCTCCCTAAAATAAAAATAAAAAACTATTTCAGCTTACTTGCTAACGCTTTTACCCATGGACGTTTACTGTCTTCTTTTAGCAATTCAACGCGGTAACGCACAAGCGTAAACCAAATGGATAAAAATAAAAATCCAAAAATACATAAAATCAGTGGAATTAACATCGGCGTTGCAATCGACGGTTTTTCAAACTTCGTGATACTTGCGCCTTGATGTAAGGTATTCCACCACTCTACGGAAAAGTGAATGATTGGTAAATTCACCACACCAACAATACACAAGAT is drawn from Haemophilus parainfluenzae and contains these coding sequences:
- the ccmD gene encoding heme exporter protein CcmD, producing the protein MFFQSWSDFINMGGYGFYVWLSYGISLVAMIILAIQSVKGRKAVLKEVLREQQREARLNQANKGNML